The DNA region CACTTTTGCTCTCCCATAGAGACGTTCCAGTTCATCTCCAGACGGCACCGTGGGTTCCCCTTCAGTCTGACGTTCTACCTGAACGGCCTCCAGGTTGATCGCCTCAGCTCCTGCTGTGAGTTCAAGCACCGGAAGGGCTCGCGGCTGGGAGGGCGTCATGGCCACTTTGGGTTCTTCAGTGTAGACGGGGCCCAGCCCTGCTACAAGTAAGAGAACCTTTCCCTCAGTTTCCCCATTCATGCTCCAATTTTTGGAGCAATGGATGGATTTCAGCTATTAAAATTGTGAATGATAATTCTCATCACAGCCCAGATCCGTCAGAGAGTAATCTTCAGTACTAGGAGTCTCgtcagtattttttttgttttccactGTTGAACTAGAAACGAGCTTTAATCATGGATCAAGTGTCACTGTGTGAGCAAACGTTGACGTGTCTCTACTAGGTGTATCATTGCCATGGGGCTGGACAAGAAACCAACTCCTCCACCAAAAAGAGTGAGTGATGACAGAAGCAGTCCGGCCATTGAACTCTGCCCTGGCAGTGCACAGGTGCCTGTTGAGGTGCAGGAAGGCAGGGTGGAGAAGAGAGAACTGGAGACAGAGCCGGAGTCCATCCAACCAGACTGCCTCAAGGCCGAGGAGGAGCCAATGCAAGATGACCAGCCTAAAGATGGTGAGAGGATGGTCACATTTGTCCATCTAGTAGCCATTGGTGATAGTTAGTTTTCATTTATTCCATTTCTGCAGACATTCTGTGCATTGATAATGTCACACCTTCTGAACCAGTGGAGCTACTGGAGTGATAGTCAGACACATGTTCTCTGTCAGATTATGAAGAGGACTTTGAGGCGGACGACGAGGGTCCCATCGAGAATGGAGGTGAGGAAGCCAACAGAAAACCAGCCTCTCCCACTAATGAGGGGAGAACAGAAGACGAAATCCTAGACGCTCCTGAGGGTGAGCCGGCAGAACACAACAAATACCCCGACAGCGAGGATGAAGATAAGAACGGTGAGTGAAGAGTGTGTCAACTTTCCAATGCACCAGTCACCTTCTAGGAACACTAATTTGCATTGAGTATACTGAACTTGTTCACTTTCCCTGGGCAGTCTTTCTACTAACCTGTGATTACCATCTGTTCAATTCAATCAATGTCCATACCTTCCTATACTTGTTTGTGTTCATCATCTGTGTCTTAGTAAATAAGTAATAAGTAAGTAAATACAtaaatagaaaaatatatgcCTACATCCATATGCCCATTTGAATATACTTTGAACAAAATGAGGTTCACTTGCTGTTGGGCATCTCATTTTAGCCCATGCTTCTTCTCCTTTAGATCAGAGAGAGTCCATTTCATCCAGAGGTGCCTCAAGCCACTCTGGCAGCGATGCCGAGGACAGTGAGGTTGAGGTGGAAACCAAGGAGGACAACGCTGCCGGGATCTCCAAGGCCCCAGAGGGTATGCCCCAAGCTGAGCCAGAGTCAGAGCCTGAGCCTCCCCTCGCCATGGAGACATCGGAAAAGGACCAGCAGGAGGATGCTGAGATGACGGAGGTGAGCTCTCCAGTCCCTCcagaggctgctgctgaggctgctgtCGAGGCACACATGGAGACCAAGGACAGCACAGGAGACAATCTGGAGAAAACCGAGCTGGAGGTATCAGACAGCACAGAGGCTGTGGCTATGGCTGTGGCTGAGGGGGAGGGTACGACTGATCCAGCAGGTGGGTCTGCAGCAGAGAGTGAGCCTGAAAGGGGTGAGTATCCACACGAGGCTACCCATGTTTGTGTCTGctgagtgcttgtgtgttcaTGGTTTTTATCCTCGCTGGGAGCTGGAACATGGTTGTCTCCCATGCTTCACTCACTGTATCATTTGAATATTGATTAAAGTTTGACATACTAACTGAAATAGTTTTCTAGCTCATCTCAAAGTGAGATAACAGAAATATCATAATAATACAAAAGatagaataataatatagaaaatataataataacattcTTTTTGCTAAATAATTGAGATATTTAATAGTTTAGTCACACCCATGAGGCAATGGGACACTTGTTCTACCTTCCTGCTGTTGAGTTGTTTTCATTGGGTCCGATTGgatgttatgtttgttttgttgctgtGTGTAACCTGTGGTAAACCTCTTGCCTTTCTGTTGTCTGCTCAGTTGACATCCTCTTGACCTGCTCTGAAAGCCAATTTATTATTGATTATGTTGATGAGCTGTCTCTTTGGTTGTGTTTATCTATGCATTGTACACCAGTATTTTTTGGACTTGATGCCTTTCCACACCATTGTAGAGCTTCTACAATTAATTTGTTTTTGGTTTGTAAAGTTTTATAATGAATTTGAACTTTTAAACTGAAACGTTTAATGTACACTAGGCCAATGAATCAAGTCTCTGAAAATGCTGAGCTGACATTACTCATTTTCATTtattaatatgtttgtgtttgtcattCTCCTTCATTTTGATTATACATGATATGACATTTGCATGTTATGGTGGTATATTGTGGTCATTTGCATGTGTATTCCCTTCTGAAGAACTTCACATTCTCACTGTCTCTGTCCTGTCTCTCTGGTTGGTTATTCatattttataaaaatgtattcAAATTTAAGCATAATCTGCCATGTGAGATTTTGATCAAAAACATTTGAACAGAGCAGATAATCAacaatgtgcatgtttgttggTCCTGTGCATGTTGTGCTTTTGATCACATTCTTTTTCAATTAAATAAAGTTGAATGATTTtattatgctgtgtgtgttttattgtgcaTTGTCCTTTAATTTCTTAGCAAAAtcaaaattatattatattagatTGCAGCCATTAAACTTATTATTCaatataaagacaaaaaaattaaaatgttgAACTGCTTTACTGAGcctttgtttttctctgtgcTCGTTGCATCTCAAGCCAAATCTGTGCAGGAGAAACTGGCAGAGGCCATTTTGAACGAGAGCCACTCAAGTCCAGAACCAGAACTCAGTGACACCagcacagaggaagaggaagaggcgtCTGTAGACCAAACACCACAGGACACATCAGGTATGTCCTCTCGCTAAGTCAGCAGATTACAGGTATACACTTTTATACACTTATACAGTCACTCACCACATACTTTCATACAAAGCGTCTTAAAGTTTAAGTTTGGTAAAGTTCCCTGAAGGTCAAACTCATGATCATAGtagtgttagcatgttgctctTCCAAAGAGATATAGGAATAACAAAGCTACAGGGATACATGTTTTTTATGCTTACCTGACAATATTGGAAATGCATATTTATTTAACTGTGAAGTGCCTTCATGTTACTGTCTGTTTACCTTTTTTTCAGTTGTTGAATCAGACACAAGTGTTGCCCTCAGCTTGCTACAGCCTGGGAAAGAACAGGACAAGGAATGTGAAGAGGGCTCTAAAGAAATTGCAATTGAGGAGACAGGTGCACAGGCCAGTGAAAAGAGGGAGCCTTCACCTGAAAATATAGAGAAGCAAGCCACAGATGAACAAAATGTGATAGCAGAACAGAAATGTGCTGTGAATGAGGAGAACGTGGAACCGGTGGATGACAGCAGTATAGCAGCATTAGAGGTGCCTGCTAATCCTGAGGgtgagaagaaagaagagatggAGTCTAGTGAGACCAAAGAAGCACCATGTGAGGTTGAAACTGAGGCAGAAACGAAGGAGCAGGATGTTGACGAGAGTGCTGAGGAACAGGCCGAGGAGTCCAGAACCATTGCCAACGAAACTGCAAGCGCAGACTTAGAGAACAATGAGGAAATTGCAGAGGAGATGAAAGACACCACGGACTCTGAAGCACCACTCGAACAGCAAgaccaagaagaagaagacgaaAAGATGGACTCCAGCGAAGGAGCTGCTGATACAGCTGAAGGAGAACCTGCAGTCTCAGAGACTGAGGCACAAAAAACAAGCGATGAGCCCTCGGAGAGTGTGATGCCAAAATCAGAGGTAGGACAGTCTGAGGAGCCATCTGTTTATGGCACAAAGAGGACAGAAACCCCAGATGAGCAGCATGGGGGTGCTGAGAGTGAAACAACAAAAGCAGATGATGCAATAGCACATGACGACAGCACCCATGTTGATAAAAGTACTCAACAGGAACCAGAGAGCAGCATCGTTGAAACATCAGAGAAACTTTCTGACACAGGGGACGTTGTGGAGGGAGAAAGTGGAGAAAACAGTGAGGAGAAGTTGGTAGATACAAAAGAGGTTGAAAGTAACGAGAGTACTGTTAAAAATGAGAGTGATCCCCAGAATATTGAAGAGAAAGAAGACGCTAAAGAGGAAAAAGCAGACAATTCAGATGAAGGACATAATGAGGTCAAGCAAGAGACTGCAGAAAATGAGAGTGTAGCCATGGATCAAGAGGGAGCGATTGTAGACGAactgagagaggaaaagatCAAACCTGTAGAAACAGAGAATGTAGAAACTGCTCAACAGCAAGCTAATGTAGATGCTACTGAACAGCTTGAAGGGGATCAAGTTGAAGAGGTAGCAAACGAGGAAGATTCAGCAAATACATTACAGGATAAAAAGGCAGAAAATGAAGTAAAAGCTGAAGATGAAGATGCAAAGAGCTGCTTGTCAGATGTAGTGAAAGAGATTAGCGGAGAGGGCAAAAGCAACACTGAAGACAATGGTGTTGATGGAGATGAAAGGAATAGTGTgtcagagggagaaaaagagaaatcaGGAGAGGGTGATGGGAAAGAAAAGATGGATGCTGCAGAAGATGAAGGCAAAGAGGCCAAAACTGAGACTGCAGAACCTACTGCTGAACCAATAACTGAGAAAGAAACTGAAATGGATATGGAGGTAGAAACTAAAATGGATGATGGTGGGCATGATGGTGGCGATGAGGTGAAAGAAGAGGAAGTTGACGTGTCGGCTGATGGACAGGTGGACGACAGAGAGGTAGACGATGGACAAACAGGACATCAATCAGAGGGAAacgaagaggagagaaagaaagaaagtataaAAGATGGTGAGGAGCATCACGTAGGATTCACGGAGAGTGAAAATCCTGAAGACATGGAGGAAGGAGGCGCTGAAACTGTAGATGGTGCAGAAAACAGCAGTGCAGCCAAAGAaagtcaaaggtcaaaggtcgaTGATCAAGTTGGGAATGCACTGAAAGataacaacacaaacaccaagGTAGGGGAAGTAGAAAGGTCAGAGAAAGCTGTAGCAGATGATGTGGAAAAGAATGACAGTGAAACATGtgatggagaaagagggagcagCGTAGGTAGAAAGGAAGACAACAGCAGGGAGAAAGCAGACGAGTGTGGTGGTGTTAGTGATGACACGAgagcagagaaaagagagcTGAGAAATCAAAATGAATCAGAGGCAGACAGGGATGTGAATGGAGAGGATAAGGATGCTGTCATGGAGTTTAAAATGGAGGAGACAGCAGTTAGTGGGGATGGAACGGAGTCACAGTATGGTGATAAGAATGCAGAGGTCAAGGGGGAGGTTATAGAGGGGAAGATAAAGAGGACTCCAGTGTTTGAGTTTGCGATACGTGGGGTTAAAAGTGAACTAGAAAATATTGAAATCAATGACGAAAATGGCGAGAAAATAACAGCTAGTGAATGCACAGGAGATATGGTAATGAAGTGTGAACCTGAAGGTCAAGAGCCTCACCAGATTATTGATAACgagcagagagacagttctgatacagagggagaggagatgaaagagACAAAGATAGAGGAGATTGTAGGAGTTAGACAAAATGACGTGGAGGAAATGAATGGAGATGACAcaaagagtgacaggaagctgAGCTCGGACGAGTCTGTTGAGACGCAGGTGAAGGTGGAAGATGAAAAAGGCAAAGAGCTGTTTGATGCAGCTGATGGCGACGGATGTGGAAGTGTTCTGTCAAAGACTTCAAAAGATGGCCTGAACAGACAAGGCACAGCAAAGCAAGACGCACACATCGACCAACAAGTTGAAGAGACTAGCACAGAAATCAAGCCTTTTCTTCTAATCCAGGAGCCAGAAGGACTGAACACAGTGCACACAAACAGTACTGGGCCTGATGTGCCAGGTGGAGCCGGGAGTGATCTGGAGACCAAAGGGCACAAACGCATGCCAAAAGACTCCGAAGCAAAGGAGGACACAAGCACAAAGGAAGGTCAAGGAGGAGCACAAGAGCTGGACAGTGCTGAGAAAGAGCATGTGGTCAATGGAGAGCAGTCTGTGGCTGAAAGCTTAACGTCTCCTTTATCCTTAGAGCGACAGGAAGTGGGAGATCTTGTCTCTAAGTGGGTGAACCAACACCAAACCAGAGGATGTTTTCAGACATTTGTCGAGCCCTTAGATGACATAAAAGACACCTCCTCGTTGTCAAAGGGGAAAGTGGATGTGGATGGTCACTTGGAGAAGGGGGAGGGAAGCCAGTCCACGAATGTGCCAGAGTCTGATACTCTGGATcaaatgtctgaaatgaaaGAGGATTACGTCTCACCGCCAATGAGCGCACACACTGTAGACAAACAGGAAACCACTGTCGAGGACTTTGTTATGGAAACTAAAGAGGAAAAAGCAGAATCTGATGTAAGAAGTAAGCAT from Alosa alosa isolate M-15738 ecotype Scorff River chromosome 9, AALO_Geno_1.1, whole genome shotgun sequence includes:
- the erich3 gene encoding glutamate-rich protein 3 isoform X1 is translated as MSYLSPGLLEAYNSLTDRHLIGYFNNTRIRRHLRRAGLITRSGRIVPEKEYRQKVIHRAHQRHVRECLAQAIFHKVLDMERTHQTEIKKRLEEFARRERVYKIKVERSKRHDEDFIPMLSPRPPTGPRGNHTQQSGPDGEMSESSESPGSSRPNTAPGKMQRPVRLKPIDRNSTTTSVKKTPPSSRNQDSSNDTDQPLSLDRDMRQWTTREHHSTVSPYRLPVINNYVTPVPPLTKRRDRGMKGPLNGTRGRRLRPTTAPSVPANKENSALLRTSMQSKVTVTMVYFGRGVHLSHDLMDIGDEVKAFQQHCGGENLCVYKGRLREGETFQFISRRHRGFPFSLTFYLNGLQVDRLSSCCEFKHRKGSRLGGRHGHFGFFSVDGAQPCYKCIIAMGLDKKPTPPPKRVSDDRSSPAIELCPGSAQVPVEVQEGRVEKRELETEPESIQPDCLKAEEEPMQDDQPKDDYEEDFEADDEGPIENGGEEANRKPASPTNEGRTEDEILDAPEGEPAEHNKYPDSEDEDKNDQRESISSRGASSHSGSDAEDSEVEVETKEDNAAGISKAPEGMPQAEPESEPEPPLAMETSEKDQQEDAEMTEVSSPVPPEAAAEAAVEAHMETKDSTGDNLEKTELEVSDSTEAVAMAVAEGEGTTDPAGGSAAESEPERAKSVQEKLAEAILNESHSSPEPELSDTSTEEEEEASVDQTPQDTSVVESDTSVALSLLQPGKEQDKECEEGSKEIAIEETGAQASEKREPSPENIEKQATDEQNVIAEQKCAVNEENVEPVDDSSIAALEVPANPEGEKKEEMESSETKEAPCEVETEAETKEQDVDESAEEQAEESRTIANETASADLENNEEIAEEMKDTTDSEAPLEQQDQEEEDEKMDSSEGAADTAEGEPAVSETEAQKTSDEPSESVMPKSEVGQSEEPSVYGTKRTETPDEQHGGAESETTKADDAIAHDDSTHVDKSTQQEPESSIVETSEKLSDTGDVVEGESGENSEEKLVDTKEVESNESTVKNESDPQNIEEKEDAKEEKADNSDEGHNEVKQETAENESVAMDQEGAIVDELREEKIKPVETENVETAQQQANVDATEQLEGDQVEEVANEEDSANTLQDKKAENEVKAEDEDAKSCLSDVVKEISGEGKSNTEDNGVDGDERNSVSEGEKEKSGEGDGKEKMDAAEDEGKEAKTETAEPTAEPITEKETEMDMEVETKMDDGGHDGGDEVKEEEVDVSADGQVDDREVDDGQTGHQSEGNEEERKKESIKDGEEHHVGFTESENPEDMEEGGAETVDGAENSSAAKESQRSKVDDQVGNALKDNNTNTKVGEVERSEKAVADDVEKNDSETCDGERGSSVGRKEDNSREKADECGGVSDDTRAEKRELRNQNESEADRDVNGEDKDAVMEFKMEETAVSGDGTESQYGDKNAEVKGEVIEGKIKRTPVFEFAIRGVKSELENIEINDENGEKITASECTGDMVMKCEPEGQEPHQIIDNEQRDSSDTEGEEMKETKIEEIVGVRQNDVEEMNGDDTKSDRKLSSDESVETQVKVEDEKGKELFDAADGDGCGSVLSKTSKDGLNRQGTAKQDAHIDQQVEETSTEIKPFLLIQEPEGLNTVHTNSTGPDVPGGAGSDLETKGHKRMPKDSEAKEDTSTKEGQGGAQELDSAEKEHVVNGEQSVAESLTSPLSLERQEVGDLVSKWVNQHQTRGCFQTFVEPLDDIKDTSSLSKGKVDVDGHLEKGEGSQSTNVPESDTLDQMSEMKEDYVSPPMSAHTVDKQETTVEDFVMETKEEKAESDVRSKHSNDESTLATKDMLEERQDKEIRDVRLTAETEYAEKDTASIATKDRENQPYEQGAVSDRVIDLIATTKTKDDSKPDSESSSESASHAKTDHSVHSGHAEDTTEKKQQLRFEDVIPQSQSHRLSTFSVEDSRLFGPTTYPRLATAHPEQSY
- the erich3 gene encoding glutamate-rich protein 3 isoform X2 — encoded protein: MSYLSPGLLEAYNSLTDRHLIGYFNNTRIRRHLRRAGLITRSGRIVPEKEYRQKVIHRAHQRHVRECLAQAIFHKVLDMEVERSKRHDEDFIPMLSPRPPTGPRGNHTQQSGPDGEMSESSESPGSSRPNTAPGKMQRPVRLKPIDRNSTTTSVKKTPPSSRNQDSSNDTDQPLSLDRDMRQWTTREHHSTVSPYRLPVINNYVTPVPPLTKRRDRGMKGPLNGTRGRRLRPTTAPSVPANKENSALLRTSMQSKVTVTMVYFGRGVHLSHDLMDIGDEVKAFQQHCGGENLCVYKGRLREGETFQFISRRHRGFPFSLTFYLNGLQVDRLSSCCEFKHRKGSRLGGRHGHFGFFSVDGAQPCYKCIIAMGLDKKPTPPPKRVSDDRSSPAIELCPGSAQVPVEVQEGRVEKRELETEPESIQPDCLKAEEEPMQDDQPKDDYEEDFEADDEGPIENGGEEANRKPASPTNEGRTEDEILDAPEGEPAEHNKYPDSEDEDKNDQRESISSRGASSHSGSDAEDSEVEVETKEDNAAGISKAPEGMPQAEPESEPEPPLAMETSEKDQQEDAEMTEVSSPVPPEAAAEAAVEAHMETKDSTGDNLEKTELEVSDSTEAVAMAVAEGEGTTDPAGGSAAESEPERAKSVQEKLAEAILNESHSSPEPELSDTSTEEEEEASVDQTPQDTSVVESDTSVALSLLQPGKEQDKECEEGSKEIAIEETGAQASEKREPSPENIEKQATDEQNVIAEQKCAVNEENVEPVDDSSIAALEVPANPEGEKKEEMESSETKEAPCEVETEAETKEQDVDESAEEQAEESRTIANETASADLENNEEIAEEMKDTTDSEAPLEQQDQEEEDEKMDSSEGAADTAEGEPAVSETEAQKTSDEPSESVMPKSEVGQSEEPSVYGTKRTETPDEQHGGAESETTKADDAIAHDDSTHVDKSTQQEPESSIVETSEKLSDTGDVVEGESGENSEEKLVDTKEVESNESTVKNESDPQNIEEKEDAKEEKADNSDEGHNEVKQETAENESVAMDQEGAIVDELREEKIKPVETENVETAQQQANVDATEQLEGDQVEEVANEEDSANTLQDKKAENEVKAEDEDAKSCLSDVVKEISGEGKSNTEDNGVDGDERNSVSEGEKEKSGEGDGKEKMDAAEDEGKEAKTETAEPTAEPITEKETEMDMEVETKMDDGGHDGGDEVKEEEVDVSADGQVDDREVDDGQTGHQSEGNEEERKKESIKDGEEHHVGFTESENPEDMEEGGAETVDGAENSSAAKESQRSKVDDQVGNALKDNNTNTKVGEVERSEKAVADDVEKNDSETCDGERGSSVGRKEDNSREKADECGGVSDDTRAEKRELRNQNESEADRDVNGEDKDAVMEFKMEETAVSGDGTESQYGDKNAEVKGEVIEGKIKRTPVFEFAIRGVKSELENIEINDENGEKITASECTGDMVMKCEPEGQEPHQIIDNEQRDSSDTEGEEMKETKIEEIVGVRQNDVEEMNGDDTKSDRKLSSDESVETQVKVEDEKGKELFDAADGDGCGSVLSKTSKDGLNRQGTAKQDAHIDQQVEETSTEIKPFLLIQEPEGLNTVHTNSTGPDVPGGAGSDLETKGHKRMPKDSEAKEDTSTKEGQGGAQELDSAEKEHVVNGEQSVAESLTSPLSLERQEVGDLVSKWVNQHQTRGCFQTFVEPLDDIKDTSSLSKGKVDVDGHLEKGEGSQSTNVPESDTLDQMSEMKEDYVSPPMSAHTVDKQETTVEDFVMETKEEKAESDVRSKHSNDESTLATKDMLEERQDKEIRDVRLTAETEYAEKDTASIATKDRENQPYEQGAVSDRVIDLIATTKTKDDSKPDSESSSESASHAKTDHSVHSGHAEDTTEKKQQLRFEDVIPQSQSHRLSTFSVEDSRLFGPTTYPRLATAHPEQSY